Genomic window (Daucus carota subsp. sativus chromosome 5, DH1 v3.0, whole genome shotgun sequence):
TCAGAATCCAAGTAAAACGAATATGAATGGGGTTTCTTTGATGACATCAGATCTAAATtgtaaaaagaataaaaagcaAAAGTAGCGGATAACtcttttttatctatattcttGATTACTAATTCGATGGAGCTCATTTTCACATGAAGAAGAATAGCTCAGGCTAAGGGCAAGAGAAAGATTGAATTAACCTCAACAACTCGTGAAAGCAGTTTAACTAATGGCCGAAGTCAAGTCCTTCTTCGCGCACAGCCAGACCTTCTGCTCGATTGTCTGTTGCGGGAAGAAGGCTGGACTATGTCTCCCCCTAGCCCTAGGATAGAATGTGATCTCTTTCTCTCCACTCCCCCTCCCTTCCGTCCTGGACATATATCGTTCCCCTACTCGCAACATTGCACAATCATAGAGAGGCAAGAAGGTTAAGTTAATGGCGGCATACAGGTCAGTAGTCGATCCAGGCCTGAAGTCGGAACATTAGCTTATGAAAGAGGGTTGCTAAAGAAGAAGCTTTACCAGCTCTGTTACCCGTAAACAAGTTACTGTTACCGGAGATCCTTTGGGCGGGAGTAGGCGTAGGAACAAACTTCACCATGTAGTGGTCGTTTTTCCTGGGTGGGGTTGCTTACATTAATAATAGGTGGTGACTAATGCCTATGATCGAGAGTCTGATTATCGTGATAGAAACTATAGATCTGATCGTAAAGCACAGCTGCTTCCTGAAAGGCCCCAAAAAATAAGCCCTACGAGCTTTTTACCAAAACTTACATAATAAGTTATTTCCATGTCAAAAGACAGGATCATATTCAGGGCGAAAAGAGGAGATTATGGTTACATGATCAAAAGGGACCGAGTCTTTCAAgccaaaaaaaaagattttgaatCCATGTACTGTGATTTAAAGGGCAAGTTGTAATTATGCTTACCTTTGTTCAAAAAAGGAAGCAACTTATTGCTTCAAAAtgcaaaacaaattttataacaaataCTGAAGGCATAACACAGCATACAATTGAATGGCAGTATACCAGATTTAAGGGATTCATTGATCTCGGAAAGGAAACAAGTTTAGCAACATACAGTGTTCCATCCAAACTAGAAGTATAGAGAAGGTAACGCGCCAAAAGGACCATCAACAGCAATTATTATATCCTTCTAAATAAGTAACAATTAATCCTATTCAACCCAATATTTTGATGCCAAGGCAACAAATAAATATTGGTTATGCCTGCTAATTTCtctaaaataatttgtaaatatgTGCTCAAACATGGATACGAAAAGCTGAAAAGCCTTACAAGGATACTAAAATTTGAACGTAGCCTCCACATCTATATGTTTATAGAAAATCCAGGACTAGAAAATCACCCCAGGAGTTATACACGTCATGTAATGACCTTATatgatattgaaatttttgCCATATATATAGTAGGGCAACATTCTTCTTATCTAGGCTGACCTAATGACTTCTTAAAGCAAAAAACGACATAATGTTTTTGACCAATCTTCCAGCACTACAAGCATCTCCTTGGAGCACTCTGATGCCAACATGTTGCTGACCAGGTCAGCCTGATTAGCACAATGTCGGGCCTAATATAAAATGAGCTATGTATGCGCAGGGCATTCATGTTGGTTGTCCGAGTTGCCCAATCAGCACTCAGACTGCTTTTAATCTGAAGCACAAGTCACCTCAGATCAACCACTACTATTGTTTAATGTATTAATGCAATTAagcaaaattaaattaatattttaagtcaGAACAGCTAACAATGTAGTAATGTCACGTTCTGTATTGTGCCCAACCCAATTATGGAGTTTCTTCCATAGGTTCCATCATTTCTTTTCCCTAATCTCTCGTGCCAGGGTATAAGCCTAGGTTCCATCATTTCTTTGCCCTAACCTCTCGTGCCTGGTTTAAGCACACAAACAGTCTATCCAGGACCAGGAGACAACTTCAGTTAAAACCTTTTTTTGGTAGCAAAGAAATACTTTCGAAAAACCAGCGAAGTTTCTTGGTTTGCTCTACCTCTCTCACTACATTTCATCAGGGGCGGTGCCACACTGGGGCCGGGGGGGACACGTGCCCCCACAGGTTTCCCTTTGTGGGCCCCACATATTAGTAATACTTGTATGTTTTGTCATTTGTGTCTCGGATAAATTACTAAATTTCTTCATGAAATCATCTCAGCTCCAGTCTATTTCAGTTCTAGCCGTAGTTTCAGCATGGTCATGCTTCTCTAAGATTTGTATGTCTAAATCAGTTGTGGTAGCATGTTGGTTTTTAAATAAGATTTGAAGGGTAAGATGTTTAGCCAGGTCTGTTTGTTTCTGTTTGTAGTAGTTACAGTTCGAATTTGTAAAACTAATCAAGTAACATATTTTGAGAATAATCGAAAAATTAAAAGTGCCCCCCTTGAATATTTTGTCTGGCTCCGCCACTGCATTTCATTAAAGACAAACTTATACAAGAACTCAAGCTAGATATAGAAGGAGACAAGAAAATGAAAGCCATGCAAATGTTATATGATCCACGTGATAATTATACTTGGAAAGGTAAATAAACCGCCAAGCAAGTTAATGTATCTTTAAGTTCTTAGTCAAGTACTCAAATAGAACTAGAGCTTCAATACATGAATATAAATGATTAAACAAAACACTAACCTTTAACAAAGGAATGTGTATATCAGCCAAAGTACTATCTGGTGTTAACAAAGCTGTTTCAAACTCCTCAGCCGAGAACTCAGCTTTAATATTCAAAATAGGCCTGAAAACCTACCAACAAAACAAACACCTTATTCTCCTGCACAACAAATTACGAAAACCAAGAAACACCAAAATTTCGATAAAAACAGGAACTTTACACCAAATTAGTAAATTCCAGCTCACATTTAAGAAATTGAGGATCGAAGCGAATTCCCACATGGACCGAATACTCCACCGTGGCAACTGCTCAGGTTCCGGCTCCATAACCAATTGGGTCACAATTTTACTACATTGTTTATCCTGCGGTGGAGACGGTGGCGGTGACTCAGCTTCCTTAGGAGGTGGCCGGAACTTCCTCTTCTGTTTTCTCTGTGCGGCAACAATCACAGCCTCAGCTGCGGCGGCGGCGTGGAGTCTAGCGGCGGAGCGTAGAGTGCAGGCTCTAGCTGGCCTTTCTCTTCTAACAACGTTGGTATCAGTACTTTCGTTGTTTTGGGTGTCGGAGACGATCGGAATTTGTTGGTCGGACATGGTGGGGTTCGAATCGGGAAGTGGGGTGGGATCCTGTGGGGAAGAGTCACACAAAGAGATCATGTGGTTGCATTAGTTGTTGATTTTGTTCAGTTGGAAAAAAGAGTAAAGGTTCTTGATTCGGTGCTtatgagaggagagagagagagagagagagagagagagagagattggggGTGCAAAAGACAATTGAGAGCAAAATCTATCTGGGCCTTTTTATTTCTGAGGGGTGTTAAATTAATAGAAGTTACTATTAAGTATAATTGCTAGATTCTGAGGTGCAGAGATGTGTATGTGTAAGAGAGAGATACTATAATGAACATGATTATGAAAATGGGAAACCTAAATTTTAGGGCAGAGACTAGATTTATGTGAGGATTAGATTTGGGGACAGCACTTGTAAGTTGTAGTAGAAATAATTAGCAACGGCAGAAAGTCATCAACAGCTTATAGATGTGAGTAATGTCTTATGTTTACATTCTTGGTTATGTGTAAACATGCTTGTTAAACAGTTGAGTTCAGTTCAGGTCATGAATTGAGTTCCTTCTTAATCTCGGTACTGTTAACATGTATATGTACATTCTTTTTACCCCAATGCCATGGTCATTGCGATCTGTCTGATCATCATTTTATGATTATTACAAACAGCTCCCGTGTATGGTTCGTTTGATTGAGATCGAGATTAAAATTGTGACTTAGTTTAAAATTGTAGTTTATCAGGTGATAAGGTGAAGGTTTAAAATGTCTGTTCggattattttgatttattaataaattaaaacttgTTAAGaacataataacaaaaataaaaatgatttatgggtaACTTACGAGTTGttggtaatttttatcaaaaagaatgtttaaaaaaattaagtcactgaaaaaatatctcaaactaaCTACTTACCTCAATTTCTCTTGTGCAcaaataaaaatagatattttttgatttaaaatcataaatgacTTAAAACCTAGGTTTTAAATCCAGACGAGCAAGTTCATTATTCTAgacttttttttgacaaaatgcagaTTTTTCATTATTCTAGACTTAGTTGAGTTGGAAATAGAATTTCAATAGAGGTATCATGTAATTGAAGATGAGTTCTATCGTGTATTCgtattaaatttgtattcaGAATTTTTAGAGACTTGATATAAGATTTTTTTATGCAATGTTAAACATGTCTTGTatgttaaatttgaaattatgaagatatatttcgATTTATTTAGTAGAATGATATGCCTGGGTCGGGTTTTTAAGATCATCCTTCAGTCGGGATGCTACACTTATAtagaatataaacaaaaaaagatatataagcTCAATTTTCTTTGAGTTTTCCTCAAAGAAATCATAAATTTACAAGCgaatttcaataaattcaaaaataaaaaatttgagagAGCTGAAAaggtaaaaacatatataaaattttgtgatCATTAACGATTTTACaagattaaataatttttcaaaatccgTCATTTTAAATCATCAgaaatatgagaaaatatcctttcaaaattttattttcttactGGACTTACATGTGCGAATCAATTACATATCATGTATGTACCGAaatcatacacacacacacacacaaaattatTATAGACAATAAACCTTATTCTTAATCTTAATAACAAGtatatattgataatttataattttattagatttattaGCATCGATAAATCTTCATGCGAAATATATCATACTTTTCATGTTTCCACTCCGAACTACTTATATCTTAACTTAAcacattttcatatattttaattgaataaaccTTCTTAAAAATAACCATCACAACTAATAATTAATGACTAAATATATAACAGCCAAATTCGATAATGCTAAATGAATAATCACTACATCTAATCATTAACGACCAAATATATAACGGGCAAATTCGATAatgttaaataaataaacatcaCATCTAATaattaagatattatttttttaagcaACAATTAAGATATTGTTAATAATTCTTATTCAAATTTCATCAAAACATTTATAATTAAATCGATTTAACATTATCATCAATGTATATTGCAATATATAGTTCTATATCAAttcatacatataatattatttttaattttattttatataacagATCATATATTTGCAcgaattacatatttttattttttccatcCTAAACTATTTATATCTTAATTTAAtacatttttatatgttttaattgAATTTTACATATCAACATTATCAAGGCGAAAAtcatatcaatttatttttctcTTTTCCATCCCGTGCtacttatatttcaatttaatacatgaaaaacatatcttaatttaatatatttccaTGTATTAcaattgaatatttatctccATGACATCAATAATCATTTTAATCGAATACATGCCGTCCTAAATTTCAAACATCATAATTGAACACCTCTGATTGAAACCGACAGTCTGATTTAGAACCTAATATCAACCGCATCACATTGCTTTGTAGAATTTTATTTTGACCAACCACTATTTTAGTATGCACGTGAGATTTGCACACTGCAGACTTGGTGCACAACACAGACCTTCGTTAATCCTCCATTATAAAAAGGTCTCATAAATTGCTTCAATTTACTGAATCAAACAATTTTAAGCTAATGATTTCTATGTTCACTGAAAGAGATCATAAGCTACACGTTCCTCCAATACAAAGATTCCAGATACTATATTTAACGAAAAACATCAAGGATACTCAGAAGCAACTGGGCATAAGCCGCAGGTGAATTCTAAATTGCACAGAAAACTTTTGTCTGCGCCAGTAGATACACTTCCTATACCTTTCGGACCCTTCCATTGCAACTCTTATTCCACAGCCCATTGGCAAATCAGCTCTCAACTATCAAGGGCACCAAGCGCTTTCATATCCTCCAAAAAGGCCATATAAGAGTCATCAATGCTCTGTGGCTTCAGTGCTGATGAAGAGGTACCAGACTCCTTTTTTGCAACAGCTGGAGCAGCTTTTGGTAGGGTGGCTGCTGCTGCAGATGAAAGGGGAGGCTTCGGTTTCAACTTTGGAACAGCAGACTCCCTCCTCACGCGCACAGATGCAGGAACCTGTATCCAAGGCAAGAGACTTTAACAAACAAGAGATAAGAGtgataaaaacaattaatatcACTTAGTCAAAGGGAACAAAAGTCTCAGCCAAGCCTGAAGACCATAGACTTCGACGGACTAAGAAAAGGCAAAGCGATGCAGCTAAAGGAAACACATACCCTGTCACCTTCTAATAGACAGGTAAATATTTATATCACATTGCTAACATACCAAAAGAATATCAACCACCTTCAGCTTAAAAACTCACCATAGATGTTAGCTGAGGTGTGTGCTGAGCTAGAGGCCTCTTGACAACTGTGGATGCAGCCGATTTAACATAAGAAGGCTTCTGGGGTACATATGGTCTTGCCCCAATATCGTCTACTAACATGGGAGGAGGGCCGGGTGGAAGTGGTGGTCTCATCATTAAAGGATGCCCTGGGGGAGGTCCATAAGGTGGTCTTGGCATTAGTGGGACCATTAATCCAGGTGGAACTTGTTGACCAGATATCCCAGGAGCAGATATTTGTGGACGCATATCTGGTGGAGGTGGAGGAATCCTTGAAATTCCTGGGGGTAGGACATCTTGCTGAAGAGCAGGGTGTATGGGAGGTCCAGGAATTGTGGCTTGTTGCCTGGGAGGAGGTGGAGGAGGAAGTATTTTCGATGGCTCTTTCATCTCAGAGTAATTATTAATGGTGTTAGATTTAGATGATGCACCTTCGGACAGATTATCGACCGGCTTCAGTGGCATTcctggaggtggaggtggaggcaGCATACCAGATCCCTgtataagaaaagaaaaaaaggggAAATTAACATTAATTTAAATCAATCGATACATTAATTTTTCATCTGATGTACattacaaaataaaacatagaactccaaaaaaaaaattacagacACTTATTTGCTACGGAAGAACATGTCACTAATCAATAATTTGAGAATGAACACAAAATAATTACCTGAACTGGCTCCTGAGAGATCATATCATCTGATTTAATGGATTGACTTTTCTCTCTTTCTAGCCCACCAGTTCCCGGAGGGGGTGGCTGTAGAGACTTATGGACAGCAGGTGGTGGAGGAAGTTGCTGATGATCTGCAGTTTGTTCTTTAGGCGGGGGACCGGGAGGTGGCGGCGGCACAGGTGGCAAAGGCATAGTTGTTCCCAAGTCTGCTACAGCAGGCCTAGGTGGCTTTGGGGGCGGAGGAGGTAAAGGCAAAGATTCAGGTATAATAGAGCCATCTCCCAAGTCCACCTCACCAACATGAGGCATAGGTGGAGGAGGCGGTGGAGGAGGAACTGACAAATCAACATCATTCAACTCTGCTAGTGATGATGATGCAGCACCACTAgatgatgatgctgataggGGTATCCGTGGTCCTGCACATCAACATCCAAAAACCCGAGTCAGCCAAGAAAAGCCAATTAAGAGTTCTCATTCCCTGTTTTAATATAAGCAACTAGCAGAAAACGGAAAAACAGCTGATTTAAGTTCAAAATGAAATGCTGAAAGGAAAAGAACGCGTACCTATAGACGATTTATACATTTGGGGCTTCCCAGGTGGAGGAGCTCCAGTTGGATTTAATTCTGGATGATAGTAAACAGAATCCTGCATAGATCATCATATAAACTTAGTTTGTACACAAGAATATTAGACAGTATACATTACAGAGGAGAGAGAGTAAGAAATTACTTCTGGCTTTGGATGTTTGActctatcttcttcttcttctgcagttGTCCGTCTCCGCGGAGGTCCCAAATGACTGCAGTATTAGTGAGACAAACAGAGCTTCTTTATGGAAACAAGATGATATTGTAACTTCTACACTGAGTTTGTACTCTTTCACAGGAGaatgtctgtgtgtgtgtgtgtgtgtgtgtgtgagagagagagagagagagacttcTTTACCTAAACATTACTGGTTCTTCGCCTTTTTCCCGCATTTTAGATTCATATTCCTGtacataaaatttcaaatgctaTAAATATCACTTGTAACCTTAGGCTAAAGCATAAACACAGAAAAGTTGAGCAAAAGACTTCACCAAGGCAGACAAAAAAAAACCATTTCACTAAAACTAATAAACATGGTAAAGCGTGGTAACGCAGAATACCGAAATGTGCAATTTAGTTGACGAAATTTTTGATATTAGAATTAGTATATCAGCTCTTCCACTATCGACACATCTGCATCCGGATTGCTAAGACTTACCCACTAATATACTAATCATAAATACAAGACATGCCAAGTAGGATATGTTTTTATCTTTCCTGAAGGTGACTGCTTCAGATGTATACATTGCAAACTCATATAGATGTTGCTGAGATTCCTAGGAAAAGGCAAACTAGGACTACTGGACAGCTGAACGGGCCTGCAATCCTAGAAACTTTCTGAAAATGCTTAGcagaat
Coding sequences:
- the LOC108223658 gene encoding protein EARLY FLOWERING 5; protein product: MKTTKGGKVMNPTDAYRKELRKKELKRNKKERKKVREVGILKKDPDTLKEQIEKLEAMKADGALDKARKHKKRQLEDTYNLVLKKRKEYESKMREKGEEPVMFSHLGPPRRRTTAEEEEDRVKHPKPEDSVYYHPELNPTGAPPPGKPQMYKSSIGPRIPLSASSSSGAASSSLAELNDVDLSVPPPPPPPPMPHVGEVDLGDGSIIPESLPLPPPPPKPPRPAVADLGTTMPLPPVPPPPPGPPPKEQTADHQQLPPPPAVHKSLQPPPPGTGGLEREKSQSIKSDDMISQEPVQGSGMLPPPPPPGMPLKPVDNLSEGASSKSNTINNYSEMKEPSKILPPPPPPRQQATIPGPPIHPALQQDVLPPGISRIPPPPPDMRPQISAPGISGQQVPPGLMVPLMPRPPYGPPPGHPLMMRPPLPPGPPPMLVDDIGARPYVPQKPSYVKSAASTVVKRPLAQHTPQLTSMVPASVRVRRESAVPKLKPKPPLSSAAAATLPKAAPAVAKKESGTSSSALKPQSIDDSYMAFLEDMKALGALDS